The following coding sequences lie in one Cyanobacterium sp. Dongsha4 genomic window:
- a CDS encoding O-antigen polymerase, with product MKKTNSFKNNPFVSISPGLLFIIRIFLGILFLIKLLDIFLSPHSSFDFTSLIILINFLLSALPLILKPSYGLFHPLIFGFLLSSMREIPETINKLTGLMMGDVDAFGFFLPYNLALIGWSSQELSELQLQISFYEFLALVSYYAGFFLFKVKGYHRDLFTVKSKLYEIKALAIITFSFILFIWFIHKRGGLIAHLLSWAGGRTQSITAQGDAIFVPFIQLGLVACLLWFALDKLALIKPWFWVSVGLSMSISFLTNGSRSGIIIPVGTALCIWMLREQKMIAGKILIYFFLGLIALGLLGNFRSSISSDKTINWNALTDINEAIESTFGSQDDSESSKGELVKRAGTKSSTYPLFAFVPETVDYLYGYSYLAIPTTFIPRSIWPDKPRAIGGIAGKEFFNSPAGIPPGNVGEAYWNFGVLGIVIIFILFGIFHRYLVKTYTFHAGKPGVIFLYLLTLTSFSPGSGPIIGWMLKFFPSLILLWLFGMLKFKRKQSQILMYTENKFLTTTIIRDKNS from the coding sequence GTGAAAAAAACAAATAGCTTTAAAAATAACCCTTTTGTTTCAATCTCTCCAGGACTGCTATTTATTATCAGAATATTTTTGGGAATTTTATTTTTAATCAAATTACTTGATATATTTTTGTCGCCTCACTCTAGTTTTGATTTTACTTCCCTGATTATCTTAATTAATTTTTTGCTTTCCGCTTTGCCACTGATATTAAAGCCGAGTTATGGCCTTTTTCATCCATTAATTTTTGGCTTTCTTCTCTCTTCAATGCGCGAGATTCCAGAGACGATAAATAAACTAACTGGATTAATGATGGGAGATGTAGATGCATTTGGTTTTTTTCTCCCATATAATTTAGCCCTCATAGGTTGGAGTTCTCAAGAATTGTCAGAATTACAATTGCAGATTTCTTTCTATGAATTTCTTGCTTTAGTATCCTACTATGCTGGTTTTTTTCTGTTCAAAGTCAAAGGCTATCATCGGGATTTATTTACGGTAAAATCTAAATTATATGAAATTAAAGCTCTCGCTATTATCACTTTTTCTTTTATCCTATTTATTTGGTTTATTCACAAAAGGGGGGGATTAATTGCACATCTTCTCTCATGGGCAGGGGGACGAACTCAGAGTATTACCGCACAAGGAGATGCTATATTTGTACCATTTATTCAACTGGGGTTAGTCGCTTGTTTATTATGGTTTGCTCTCGACAAACTAGCATTAATCAAACCCTGGTTTTGGGTTAGTGTCGGTCTATCAATGAGCATTTCTTTCCTTACTAACGGCTCTCGTTCAGGAATTATCATTCCTGTCGGTACAGCTTTATGTATTTGGATGTTGAGAGAACAAAAAATGATTGCGGGTAAAATTCTAATCTATTTTTTTCTGGGTTTAATTGCTCTTGGTTTATTAGGTAATTTTCGTAGTAGTATTAGTAGTGATAAAACCATTAATTGGAATGCTTTAACAGACATAAATGAAGCTATTGAGTCAACATTTGGGAGTCAAGATGACTCAGAGTCATCCAAGGGAGAGTTAGTGAAAAGAGCAGGGACAAAATCTAGTACTTATCCATTATTTGCTTTTGTCCCAGAAACGGTTGACTATTTATATGGCTACTCATACTTAGCTATCCCGACAACATTCATTCCTCGTAGTATTTGGCCAGATAAACCTAGAGCTATTGGCGGAATTGCAGGAAAAGAATTCTTTAATTCTCCGGCGGGAATTCCACCCGGTAACGTTGGCGAGGCTTACTGGAACTTCGGGGTCCTTGGAATTGTAATTATTTTTATACTATTTGGTATATTTCATCGATATTTAGTAAAAACTTATACCTTTCATGCAGGAAAACCAGGAGTAATTTTTTTATATTTATTGACTTTGACAAGTTTTTCTCCTGGTAGTGGTCCAATTATTGGCTGGATGCTCAAATTTTTCCCGTCTCTTATCCTGTTATGGTTATTCGGGATGTTAAAATTTAAACGTAAACAAAGTCAAATATTAATGTACACTGAAAACAAGTTTTTAACTACTACTATTATCCGTGACAAAAATTCATAA
- a CDS encoding manganese efflux pump MntP family protein yields the protein MNFLTIFLTSFGLAMDAFAVSVGSGISLKKVTLKDAIIIGTFFGGFQFFMPLVGWFAGLSFREFIVSFDHWIAFGLLSIIGGKMLYEAWQEDDEEEVGTDFRNLYVLLTLAIATSIDALAVGLGFSVIKTPIITAAVIIGIITFLLSFSGVFLGSKFGHLFEKQAEIIGGFVLIGIGFKILLEHL from the coding sequence ATGAACTTTTTGACAATTTTTTTAACATCATTTGGACTAGCGATGGATGCTTTTGCGGTGTCTGTGGGTAGCGGTATTAGCCTCAAAAAAGTAACTCTTAAAGATGCCATCATTATAGGCACATTTTTTGGCGGATTTCAGTTTTTTATGCCCTTAGTTGGCTGGTTTGCTGGTTTAAGTTTTCGGGAATTTATTGTTAGTTTTGATCATTGGATTGCCTTTGGTTTATTAAGTATTATTGGTGGGAAAATGCTTTATGAGGCTTGGCAAGAAGACGATGAAGAAGAAGTAGGTACAGACTTTCGCAATTTATATGTTTTGTTAACCTTAGCCATTGCTACCAGCATAGATGCTTTAGCTGTAGGTTTGGGTTTTTCTGTGATTAAAACTCCCATTATTACTGCCGCCGTCATCATTGGTATTATTACCTTTTTGCTTTCTTTTTCAGGTGTATTTTTAGGAAGTAAATTCGGTCATTTATTTGAGAAACAAGCGGAAATAATCGGTGGTTTTGTACTAATAGGTATTGGTTTTAAAATCTTATTAGAACATCTTTAG
- a CDS encoding IS982 family transposase, producing MFNLDYLFCHVDDFCQQFEPQWQQKLISHGAVQRVRTKSLCLSEIMTILIAFHQNHYRNFKHFYLNHVQQYWTSAFPKLPSYQRFVQWIPSTIIPLCVYLKHCFGNCTGISFIDSTKIQVCHNRRIRQHKVFKNLAQRGKTSVDWFFGFKLHLVVNELGEIVNMSLTPGNVDDRKPVVDLLKELWGKVFGDRGYVSQKLATKLLKDFGIEFFAKPRRNMKNKLMRLHDKLLSRKRAIVETINDQLKNISQIEHSRHRSPINFCVNILCGLIAYCHQPKKPHLSLEWILPQSA from the coding sequence ATGTTTAATTTAGATTATTTATTTTGTCATGTCGATGATTTCTGCCAACAATTTGAGCCTCAATGGCAACAAAAACTTATCTCTCATGGTGCTGTCCAACGTGTTCGTACTAAAAGTCTCTGTTTAAGTGAAATTATGACTATTCTCATTGCTTTTCACCAAAATCATTACCGTAATTTCAAACATTTTTATCTTAATCACGTTCAACAATATTGGACTTCTGCTTTTCCCAAACTTCCCAGTTATCAACGTTTTGTCCAATGGATTCCATCAACGATTATTCCCTTGTGTGTTTACCTCAAGCACTGTTTTGGTAACTGTACCGGAATTAGTTTTATTGATTCTACTAAGATCCAAGTTTGTCATAATCGCCGTATTCGCCAACATAAAGTATTTAAAAATTTAGCTCAAAGAGGCAAAACCTCTGTGGATTGGTTTTTTGGTTTTAAACTCCATCTGGTAGTCAATGAACTGGGGGAAATTGTGAATATGAGTTTAACCCCAGGTAATGTCGATGACCGTAAACCTGTAGTCGATCTTTTAAAAGAGCTTTGGGGAAAAGTTTTTGGTGATAGAGGTTATGTCTCACAAAAATTAGCCACAAAGCTACTGAAAGATTTTGGTATTGAGTTTTTTGCCAAACCCAGACGCAATATGAAGAACAAATTAATGAGACTTCATGACAAACTTTTATCTCGGAAACGAGCGATTGTCGAAACAATCAATGATCAGCTCAAAAACATATCACAAATAGAACATTCTCGTCATCGTTCACCAATAAATTTCTGTGTCAATATATTATGTGGGTTAATCGCATATTGTCATCAACCAAAAAAGCCCCACCTTTCCTTAGAATGGATTTTACCTCAATCTGCTTAA
- a CDS encoding glycosyltransferase family 4 protein, translating to MNNLKSKKIKVLHLITRLAVGGAQDNTLITVKKLDRDLFDVHVASNPNGEWLDWAQEVSDQFHPIPHLVREISPINDISAFWEITALLKREKFDIIHTHSTKAGLLGRWAAKYVGDSVIIHTIHGFPFHDQMPRWQKQMYISLEKSVRTCSDYITTLSDVDRQEALKYGLLDWNASQTIYTGIDLDKLTQKYDRDIIRQNLGLSPSCPVIVMVGRLDPQKAPYLLISAFVKVVAKHPEAVLLLVGDGELRSQLETQVKNEKLENNVKFLGACKNVPEILQSSDIFCFTSLWEAMGRSMIEAAITGLPVVVPRLGGIPEVITHKECGLIFEPGNIDQVAEYLLYLIENPNEAHRLGKNAQIKISRLFDANEMVKQFEAIYQTLLKTKELF from the coding sequence ATGAATAATTTAAAATCAAAAAAAATAAAAGTTCTACACTTAATCACTAGATTAGCAGTGGGTGGAGCCCAAGATAATACTTTAATTACTGTCAAAAAACTTGATCGTGATTTATTTGATGTTCACGTTGCGTCAAACCCAAATGGAGAATGGTTAGATTGGGCACAAGAGGTGAGTGATCAATTTCATCCTATTCCTCACTTAGTTCGAGAAATTAGTCCTATCAATGATATTTCAGCCTTTTGGGAAATTACTGCCCTATTAAAAAGAGAAAAGTTTGATATTATTCATACCCATAGTACTAAAGCCGGTTTACTAGGACGTTGGGCGGCTAAGTATGTAGGGGATTCCGTTATTATCCATACCATTCACGGCTTTCCTTTTCATGATCAAATGCCTCGTTGGCAAAAACAAATGTATATTTCTTTAGAAAAAAGTGTTAGAACATGTAGTGACTACATCACCACACTGAGTGACGTAGATCGTCAAGAAGCTCTAAAGTATGGTTTATTAGATTGGAATGCTTCCCAAACTATTTATACAGGCATTGATTTAGACAAATTAACTCAAAAATATGATAGAGATATAATACGTCAAAATTTAGGATTATCTCCATCATGCCCTGTTATTGTCATGGTTGGGAGGTTAGATCCTCAAAAAGCTCCTTATTTATTAATTTCCGCTTTTGTGAAAGTAGTAGCAAAACATCCTGAAGCCGTACTTTTATTAGTGGGAGATGGAGAGTTACGATCGCAATTGGAAACACAAGTCAAAAATGAAAAACTAGAAAACAACGTCAAATTTTTAGGAGCTTGCAAAAATGTACCTGAAATCCTACAAAGTTCTGACATTTTCTGTTTTACTTCCCTTTGGGAGGCAATGGGTAGATCAATGATCGAAGCGGCAATAACTGGTTTACCAGTAGTCGTACCAAGATTAGGCGGTATTCCCGAAGTAATTACCCATAAAGAGTGTGGATTAATTTTTGAGCCAGGAAATATTGACCAAGTAGCGGAATATTTGTTGTATCTAATCGAAAATCCTAATGAAGCACATCGTTTAGGTAAAAATGCCCAAATCAAAATTTCCCGCTTATTTGATGCGAATGAAATGGTAAAACAATTTGAAGCCATTTATCAAACATTATTAAAAACTAAAGAATTATTTTAG
- a CDS encoding glycosyltransferase gives MTKIHKILFFTSSLGKGGAEMHLLRLLNYIDKTKFHVSLALASSGGSYEKFLKPEIKIYHLLTGKLNSNTLRLVKSIGPLRALIKKEQPDIVCSVMDRPNVIAILTCLGLNPKPKLSLCVQNPPSYKYKTLLPFIAMTYPKADLVISLSQGVLDDLLNIVPAIEKKIQVIYNIGFDERVLSLAQEPLPANILTSNPIIVSCGRLTEQKDYPCLIEAFYEVRKKIPAELWILGEGKLKNSLEQQIINLDLKPFVNFLGFKDNPYKYIAKADVFALSSLYEGFGNVIVEAMACKTAVVSTNCPFGPQEIITNNVDGLVAPVREPHALANCLLKVLQDQQLKEKLQKQGISRAKAFSPEVIVSHYEAAFLNLINK, from the coding sequence GTGACAAAAATTCATAAAATTCTTTTTTTCACCTCTTCTTTAGGTAAAGGCGGTGCGGAAATGCATCTTCTTCGTCTATTAAACTACATTGACAAAACAAAATTCCATGTTTCATTAGCTTTAGCCTCCTCGGGAGGAAGTTATGAAAAGTTTCTCAAACCTGAGATAAAAATTTATCATTTACTCACAGGAAAATTAAATTCCAATACATTGCGTTTAGTAAAGTCTATTGGTCCTTTACGTGCATTAATAAAAAAAGAACAACCTGATATAGTATGTTCAGTAATGGATAGGCCTAATGTTATAGCAATTTTGACTTGTTTGGGATTAAATCCGAAACCAAAATTGTCGCTTTGTGTTCAAAATCCCCCGTCATACAAATACAAAACATTATTGCCGTTTATTGCTATGACTTATCCAAAAGCTGATTTAGTTATTTCCCTATCTCAAGGAGTACTAGATGATTTGTTAAACATAGTCCCTGCTATTGAAAAAAAAATACAGGTCATATACAATATCGGTTTTGATGAAAGAGTATTAAGCCTAGCTCAAGAACCCCTTCCGGCAAACATATTGACTTCAAATCCCATAATAGTTTCTTGTGGAAGACTTACTGAACAAAAAGACTATCCTTGTCTTATAGAAGCTTTTTATGAAGTTAGAAAGAAAATTCCTGCTGAACTTTGGATTTTGGGGGAGGGAAAACTGAAAAATTCATTAGAACAACAAATAATTAATTTAGATCTTAAACCTTTTGTTAATTTTTTAGGATTTAAAGATAACCCTTATAAGTATATCGCTAAAGCAGATGTTTTTGCTCTTTCTTCTTTATATGAAGGATTTGGTAATGTTATAGTGGAAGCTATGGCCTGCAAGACTGCTGTGGTATCAACGAATTGCCCTTTTGGACCTCAAGAAATTATTACTAATAATGTTGATGGTTTAGTTGCACCGGTCAGAGAACCTCATGCTTTAGCAAATTGCTTATTAAAAGTTTTACAAGATCAGCAGTTAAAAGAAAAATTACAAAAACAGGGAATATCGAGAGCAAAAGCTTTTTCTCCAGAAGTTATTGTCAGTCATTATGAAGCGGCTTTCCTGAATTTAATAAATAAATAA
- a CDS encoding DUF2887 domain-containing protein: protein MKTDKLFYQIFINQPSLITELLPEIPSNCQFEYTAPVVKDTEFRLDGLLTPLSDDTNIPLVFLEAQMQKDIKFYHRYFAEIFLYLSQYEIKRPWKGLLILKNKNNDLGSEVPYQILLNNNITRLYLEELSNTETLSPNLALLRLIVSPNSEIKHLGNLVLNSAKTQEDFQRQFTLIEAILKSKLPQLKTEDILTMFDLKTATMPKLDAYETLVKYWQDKAKEEGIQKGLEEGIQKGLEEGEANLLIRQLNRRFGSLTDNQKQTVRSLSIPQLESLAEDLFDFENISDFEKWLEKVG from the coding sequence ATGAAAACCGATAAACTTTTTTACCAAATATTTATTAATCAACCTAGTTTAATTACCGAATTATTACCTGAAATTCCCAGTAACTGTCAATTTGAATATACAGCACCAGTTGTTAAAGATACAGAATTTCGTTTAGACGGACTATTAACTCCTTTATCTGATGATACAAATATTCCATTAGTCTTTTTAGAAGCACAAATGCAAAAAGACATCAAATTCTATCATCGATATTTTGCGGAGATATTTCTCTATTTAAGTCAATATGAAATCAAAAGACCGTGGAAAGGTTTATTAATACTAAAAAACAAAAATAATGATTTAGGTTCAGAAGTTCCTTATCAAATATTATTGAATAATAATATTACTAGATTATACCTAGAAGAATTATCAAACACAGAAACATTAAGCCCTAATTTAGCTTTACTCAGATTAATTGTCAGTCCAAATTCTGAAATTAAGCACTTAGGAAATCTTGTATTAAATAGTGCTAAAACCCAAGAAGACTTCCAAAGACAGTTCACTTTAATCGAAGCTATACTAAAAAGTAAATTACCCCAATTAAAAACAGAGGATATATTGACTATGTTTGACTTAAAAACTGCTACTATGCCCAAATTAGATGCCTATGAAACCTTAGTCAAATACTGGCAAGATAAGGCTAAAGAAGAAGGCATACAAAAAGGTTTGGAAGAAGGCATACAAAAAGGCTTAGAGGAAGGAGAAGCCAATTTGCTGATTCGTCAATTAAATCGCCGTTTCGGTAGTTTAACCGATAATCAAAAACAGACAGTGCGATCGCTCTCTATTCCTCAATTAGAATCTTTAGCAGAGGATTTATTCGATTTTGAAAATATATCAGATTTTGAAAAATGGTTGGAAAAAGTGGGTTAA
- a CDS encoding transposase, whose amino-acid sequence MEQVSTDGAYDKRKCYQAIEERGAKAIIPPQKKGKKWSDMDGDRNKNIDRIEEIGRKEWKQESGYHRRSISETTMFRLKTIFGGKVSSRNFDNQAVELFVQCLLSHE is encoded by the coding sequence ATAGAACAAGTATCCACCGATGGTGCTTACGACAAAAGAAAATGCTATCAAGCAATAGAAGAAAGAGGGGCAAAAGCAATAATACCACCACAAAAAAAAGGCAAAAAATGGTCAGATATGGATGGCGACAGAAATAAAAACATTGACAGAATCGAAGAAATAGGAAGAAAAGAATGGAAACAAGAAAGTGGCTATCATCGACGTTCTATCTCAGAGACAACAATGTTTAGGTTAAAAACAATATTTGGAGGTAAAGTAAGTAGTAGAAATTTTGATAACCAGGCAGTAGAACTATTTGTTCAATGTCTGTTGTCTCATGAATGA
- a CDS encoding glycosyltransferase, whose translation MKVVFAHDHRFIPDERKVFSESQFDSSLWSRYLKVFDGVTVVGRLGKKPKNKTIHDLIESSADRVSFQLMPNISNITSRILMRKKTIDIMDKSLQDVDAVIARLPSEIGLLAIDRAFHYGKPWAVEVVGCPWDGLWNYGSLQGKLYAPISTWRMKQAVAKSKFVLYVTDQFLQKRYPCNKGKTTNCSNVQIPQPSLPVLRERLNRINSSGQKKVIFGLIGTLRGQFKGIQTVLSALRNVRDELPIFEFRVLGGGDADYWEKLAKSLGIGDVTFFDGVLPGGESVFQWLDKIDIYLQPSFKEGLPRALIEAMSRGCPCIASNVAGIPELLEQENLITPGNINQLGELLVKVVNNRHWQQRQAQRNWQRASDYSHNVLEQRRNEFWQTFVQSINNGDYTK comes from the coding sequence ATGAAAGTTGTTTTCGCACATGATCATAGATTCATACCAGATGAAAGAAAAGTATTTTCTGAGTCGCAATTTGATTCTTCTCTTTGGAGTCGTTATCTAAAAGTATTTGATGGAGTTACTGTTGTTGGTCGTTTAGGTAAAAAGCCGAAAAATAAGACTATACATGATTTAATTGAATCTAGTGCCGACAGGGTTAGTTTTCAATTAATGCCGAATATTTCCAATATTACCAGTCGAATATTGATGAGAAAAAAAACCATCGATATAATGGACAAATCTCTTCAAGATGTCGATGCTGTTATTGCTCGTTTGCCTAGCGAAATAGGTTTATTAGCTATTGATAGAGCCTTTCATTATGGTAAACCTTGGGCAGTTGAAGTGGTGGGATGTCCTTGGGACGGCTTATGGAATTATGGCAGTTTACAGGGGAAATTGTATGCCCCAATTTCAACTTGGCGAATGAAACAAGCAGTTGCCAAATCTAAATTTGTCTTATACGTAACGGATCAATTTCTCCAAAAACGTTACCCGTGTAATAAAGGAAAAACCACGAATTGCTCAAATGTACAAATTCCTCAGCCATCACTTCCTGTTTTAAGGGAAAGACTTAATCGAATTAATTCTTCGGGACAAAAAAAAGTTATATTTGGATTAATTGGTACTCTCCGAGGGCAATTTAAAGGAATTCAAACGGTATTGTCTGCTTTAAGAAACGTTCGTGATGAATTGCCCATATTTGAGTTTAGAGTTTTAGGAGGGGGAGATGCTGATTATTGGGAAAAACTAGCTAAATCATTGGGAATTGGTGATGTAACTTTTTTTGATGGTGTTTTACCTGGCGGTGAATCTGTTTTTCAATGGTTGGATAAAATCGATATTTATCTTCAGCCTAGTTTTAAGGAAGGTTTACCAAGGGCATTAATTGAAGCAATGAGTAGAGGCTGTCCTTGTATTGCTTCTAACGTTGCTGGTATTCCAGAATTATTAGAACAAGAAAACCTGATTACTCCGGGGAATATTAATCAATTGGGAGAATTATTGGTTAAAGTGGTAAATAATCGTCATTGGCAACAACGACAAGCACAAAGAAATTGGCAAAGAGCAAGTGATTATAGCCACAATGTATTAGAACAACGTAGGAATGAATTTTGGCAAACTTTTGTTCAATCAATAAATAACGGGGATTACACAAAATAA
- a CDS encoding SDR family oxidoreductase, with protein MSKSILITGATGFIGNHLLCKLEQKNHRIEIALRTQSYSKYKNIVIGEIDNRTSWKNALENIDVVIHLAARAHILQESVTNPEAEFDRINAEGTINLVKQCLKMGVKHFIFLSSIGAVITLSDTIIKESSPCNPDTPYGKSKLKAEKALEELCQNSTMTYTILRPTLVYGANNPGNMERLLKLVAKGLPLPLGGVNNSRSLVYVGNLVDAIITCIDHPQAKNQTFIVSDGEDLSTPELIRRIGKAMNKTPLLLPIPSSLIKIGTKLLGKEEVGDRLLGSLQVDSGKIRNTLNWQPPYTVDEGIKITADWFKEMMKNENR; from the coding sequence ATGTCTAAATCAATATTAATCACTGGTGCAACAGGATTTATCGGCAATCACCTTCTTTGTAAATTAGAACAAAAAAACCACAGAATAGAGATCGCACTTCGTACTCAGTCTTATTCTAAGTATAAAAATATTGTTATCGGAGAAATAGATAATCGCACTTCTTGGAAAAATGCCTTAGAAAACATTGATGTTGTTATCCATCTAGCGGCAAGGGCTCACATTTTACAAGAATCTGTAACTAATCCAGAAGCTGAGTTCGATCGCATCAACGCTGAAGGTACAATTAATCTGGTGAAACAATGTCTTAAGATGGGGGTAAAACATTTCATCTTTCTAAGCTCGATCGGTGCTGTAATCACTTTAAGCGATACTATTATTAAGGAATCTTCTCCTTGTAATCCTGACACTCCCTACGGTAAAAGCAAATTAAAAGCAGAAAAAGCCCTAGAAGAACTTTGTCAAAACAGTACCATGACTTATACCATTCTACGACCCACTCTTGTTTATGGTGCAAATAATCCGGGTAACATGGAGAGGTTATTAAAATTAGTTGCCAAAGGCTTACCCCTTCCACTAGGAGGCGTTAATAACTCCCGTAGCCTCGTTTATGTGGGTAATTTAGTAGATGCCATTATAACCTGCATTGACCATCCCCAAGCTAAAAATCAGACTTTTATTGTCAGTGACGGAGAAGATTTGTCAACCCCTGAGTTAATCAGACGCATTGGGAAAGCCATGAATAAAACCCCCTTATTATTACCTATACCTTCTAGCTTGATTAAAATAGGAACAAAATTACTAGGAAAAGAAGAAGTAGGCGATCGCCTCTTAGGATCATTGCAGGTGGATAGTGGTAAGATTAGAAACACCCTTAATTGGCAACCTCCTTATACCGTAGATGAAGGAATAAAAATAACGGCGGATTGGTTTAAGGAAATGATGAAAAATGAAAACCGATAA
- a CDS encoding sulfotransferase domain-containing protein: MTQFSVDFIGIGPQKTGSTWLNKVLACHPSISLPSGTKETMFFDLYYNKGLDWYRDYFSTTDGHKIIGEIGPSYFDFEKSIERIYAINSDCKIIISLRNPISKAISLHRHHLNKGRVSNQFKEAIEKMPRIITSGHYAEYIPRWLDKFTSKQVKLILLDDIQDNPQQVWQEVCQFLQISIIDLPIIASEKINSQMMSKYPWLAKIASEVAIKMREYKLHNLVEKLKDLGLQKIYTGGEERIIPLSDQEYDYLLELYESDIVFVENLMSKDLSHWRQKKNHHE, translated from the coding sequence ATGACACAATTTTCAGTGGACTTTATCGGCATCGGACCACAAAAGACAGGTTCAACTTGGTTAAATAAAGTTTTAGCCTGTCATCCTTCTATTTCTTTGCCTTCAGGTACAAAAGAAACCATGTTTTTTGATTTGTACTACAACAAAGGATTAGATTGGTATCGTGATTATTTTTCAACAACAGATGGTCATAAAATAATAGGAGAAATAGGACCATCTTATTTTGATTTTGAAAAGTCAATTGAGCGAATATACGCTATTAATTCAGACTGTAAGATTATTATTTCCCTGAGAAACCCTATTTCTAAAGCAATATCTTTACATCGTCATCATTTAAATAAAGGACGAGTTAGCAATCAATTTAAAGAAGCCATTGAAAAAATGCCTCGTATCATCACATCGGGTCATTATGCTGAGTATATACCCCGATGGTTAGATAAATTTACCTCTAAACAAGTTAAATTAATTTTACTCGATGATATTCAGGATAATCCTCAACAAGTATGGCAAGAGGTTTGTCAGTTTTTACAAATATCCATCATTGATTTACCGATTATTGCTTCCGAAAAAATTAATAGTCAGATGATGTCTAAATATCCTTGGTTAGCAAAAATAGCTTCGGAAGTAGCAATCAAAATGCGAGAGTATAAATTACACAATTTAGTAGAAAAATTAAAAGATTTAGGATTACAAAAAATATATACAGGAGGAGAGGAAAGAATCATCCCTCTGAGCGATCAAGAATACGATTATCTTTTAGAATTATACGAGTCTGATATAGTCTTTGTCGAAAATTTAATGTCCAAAGATTTATCCCATTGGCGACAGAAAAAAAATCATCATGAATAA